In a single window of the Anabas testudineus chromosome 17, fAnaTes1.2, whole genome shotgun sequence genome:
- the LOC113171650 gene encoding fibrous sheath CABYR-binding protein-like isoform X3: MAPKKSAKGHSKAKDNAKPQSANKNGKKADSGSSSSFFTWFIVLALLGVWTSVAMVYFDLVDYQGVIGKLVAYDTDGDGDFDVEDAKVLLGLKEKDVIASRREETAAPVETPEHEPTPEAVVEPDPIPVEDVIEAALAKDASAPPPESEPEVIEEVEEVDEEAPEPEPEPEPVGTPEVIEEDPEVLEEDVPMEEDEQTTEFTEANEPAEENTVEEVEETATEQASEKEESVNEAAEETKEEEAADELVENVEEESAPTEEAVEEVAEEEEAAPAEEPAEEEADAEEAVEEIEEKEEPAGELADEEVATEDIAEDVAEEEETAPAEEPAEEAVEEVVEEEEEAAPSEEAVEDIAEEDEQAPLEEAVEDIAEEDEQAPLEEAVEDIAEEDEQAPLEEAVEDIAEEDEPAPLEETVEDIAEEDEPAPSEEPTEEPAVEEDTHPSEETVEEPAEEDTAPLEEMVEEAAETKVADTEAAPEEEVEDETVPETEEVEQEAEEAAEVAEEEFVEHNQDEPTET; this comes from the exons ATGGCTCCAAAGAAGAGCGCTAAGGGTCACTCCAAAGCCAAAG ATAATGCTAAACCCCAGTCTGCCAATAAAAATGGGAAGAAGGCAGACTCTGGGTcaagcagcagcttcttcacCTGGTTCATTGTCCTGGCCCTGCTGGGTGTTTGGACATCTGTAGCCATGGTCTACTTTGACCTGGTTGACTATCAGGGAGTCATCG GAAAACTGGTGGCCTACGATACAGATGGCGATGGCGATTTTGATGTTGAGGACGCTAAAGTTCTGCTAG gtctgaaagagaaagatgtcATCGCTTCCCGTAGAGAAGAAACTGCTGCCCCAGTGGAGACTCCTGAACACGAACCCACACCAGAAG CTGTCGTTGAGCCTGACCCCATTCCTGTGGAAGATGTAATAGAAGCTGCTCTAGCAAAGGATGCTTCTGCACCACCACCAG AGTCTGAACCTGAGGTAATAGAAGAGGTAGAAGAGGTTGATGAGGAGGCGCCTGAACCAGAGCCCGAGCCAGAGCCTGTGGGAACTCCTGAG GTGATTGAGGAGGATCCagaggtgctggaggaggaCGTCCCAATGGAGGag GATGAACAAACAACTGAGTTTACAGAGGCAAATGaacctgcagaggaaaacactgtggaggaggtggaggaaacGGCTACAGAACAGGCTTCAGAGAAGGAGGAGTCAGTTAATgaggctgcagaggaaactaaggaggaggaggctgctgaTGAGCTGGTAGAGAATGTAGAGGAGGAGAGTGCTCCTACAGAAGAAGCTGTGGAGGAAGTagctgaagaagaggaggcagcTCCTGCAGAGGAACCTGCTGAAGAAGAGGCAGATGCTGAAGAAGCTGTTGAGGAGatagaagaaaaagaggaaccTGCTGGGGAACTTGCTGACGAGGAGGTAGCTACTGAAGACATTGCTGAGGACGtagcagaagaagaggagacggCTCCTGCAGAGGAACCTGCTGAAGAAGCTGTTGAGGAggtagtagaagaagaagaagaggcagCACCCTCAGAAGAGGCTGTGGAGGACATAGCTGAAGAAGATGAGCAAGCACCATTAGAAGAAGCTGTGGAGGACATAGCTGAAGAAGATGAGCAAGCACCATTAGAAGAAGCTGTGGAGGACATAGCTGAAGAAGATGAGCAAGCACCATTAGAAGAAGCTGTGGAGGACATAGCTGAAGAAGATGAGCCAGCACCTTTAGAAGAAACTGTGGAGGACATAGCTGAAGAAGATGAGCCAGCACCTTCAGAGGAACCTACCGAGGAGCCTGCTGTAGAAGAAGACACACATCCTTCAGAAGAAACTGTAGAGGAACCTGCTGAAGAGGACACTGCTCCCTTAGAGGAGATGGTggaggaagcagcagagacaaaagTAGCTGACACAGAGGCTGctccagaggaagaggtggaagaTGAAACAGTTCCAG agacagaagaagtcgagcaagaagcagaggaggcagcagaggtGGCAGAAGAAG AGTTTGTGGAGCACAATCAGGATGAGCCCACag AAACGTAG
- the LOC113171650 gene encoding fibrous sheath CABYR-binding protein-like isoform X1: MAPKKSAKGHSKAKDNAKPQSANKNGKKADSGSSSSFFTWFIVLALLGVWTSVAMVYFDLVDYQGVIEKAKGLQINLSEALQGKLVAYDTDGDGDFDVEDAKVLLGLKEKDVIASRREETAAPVETPEHEPTPEAVVEPDPIPVEDVIEAALAKDASAPPPESEPEVIEEVEEVDEEAPEPEPEPEPVGTPEVIEEDPEVLEEDVPMEEDEQTTEFTEANEPAEENTVEEVEETATEQASEKEESVNEAAEETKEEEAADELVENVEEESAPTEEAVEEVAEEEEAAPAEEPAEEEADAEEAVEEIEEKEEPAGELADEEVATEDIAEDVAEEEETAPAEEPAEEAVEEVVEEEEEAAPSEEAVEDIAEEDEQAPLEEAVEDIAEEDEQAPLEEAVEDIAEEDEQAPLEEAVEDIAEEDEPAPLEETVEDIAEEDEPAPSEEPTEEPAVEEDTHPSEETVEEPAEEDTAPLEEMVEEAAETKVADTEAAPEEEVEDETVPETEEVEQEAEEAAEVAEEEFVEHNQDEPTET; encoded by the exons ATGGCTCCAAAGAAGAGCGCTAAGGGTCACTCCAAAGCCAAAG ATAATGCTAAACCCCAGTCTGCCAATAAAAATGGGAAGAAGGCAGACTCTGGGTcaagcagcagcttcttcacCTGGTTCATTGTCCTGGCCCTGCTGGGTGTTTGGACATCTGTAGCCATGGTCTACTTTGACCTGGTTGACTATCAGGGAGTCATCG AAAAGGCTAAAGGCTTGCAAATTAACCTGTCTGAGGCCTTGCAAG GAAAACTGGTGGCCTACGATACAGATGGCGATGGCGATTTTGATGTTGAGGACGCTAAAGTTCTGCTAG gtctgaaagagaaagatgtcATCGCTTCCCGTAGAGAAGAAACTGCTGCCCCAGTGGAGACTCCTGAACACGAACCCACACCAGAAG CTGTCGTTGAGCCTGACCCCATTCCTGTGGAAGATGTAATAGAAGCTGCTCTAGCAAAGGATGCTTCTGCACCACCACCAG AGTCTGAACCTGAGGTAATAGAAGAGGTAGAAGAGGTTGATGAGGAGGCGCCTGAACCAGAGCCCGAGCCAGAGCCTGTGGGAACTCCTGAG GTGATTGAGGAGGATCCagaggtgctggaggaggaCGTCCCAATGGAGGag GATGAACAAACAACTGAGTTTACAGAGGCAAATGaacctgcagaggaaaacactgtggaggaggtggaggaaacGGCTACAGAACAGGCTTCAGAGAAGGAGGAGTCAGTTAATgaggctgcagaggaaactaaggaggaggaggctgctgaTGAGCTGGTAGAGAATGTAGAGGAGGAGAGTGCTCCTACAGAAGAAGCTGTGGAGGAAGTagctgaagaagaggaggcagcTCCTGCAGAGGAACCTGCTGAAGAAGAGGCAGATGCTGAAGAAGCTGTTGAGGAGatagaagaaaaagaggaaccTGCTGGGGAACTTGCTGACGAGGAGGTAGCTACTGAAGACATTGCTGAGGACGtagcagaagaagaggagacggCTCCTGCAGAGGAACCTGCTGAAGAAGCTGTTGAGGAggtagtagaagaagaagaagaggcagCACCCTCAGAAGAGGCTGTGGAGGACATAGCTGAAGAAGATGAGCAAGCACCATTAGAAGAAGCTGTGGAGGACATAGCTGAAGAAGATGAGCAAGCACCATTAGAAGAAGCTGTGGAGGACATAGCTGAAGAAGATGAGCAAGCACCATTAGAAGAAGCTGTGGAGGACATAGCTGAAGAAGATGAGCCAGCACCTTTAGAAGAAACTGTGGAGGACATAGCTGAAGAAGATGAGCCAGCACCTTCAGAGGAACCTACCGAGGAGCCTGCTGTAGAAGAAGACACACATCCTTCAGAAGAAACTGTAGAGGAACCTGCTGAAGAGGACACTGCTCCCTTAGAGGAGATGGTggaggaagcagcagagacaaaagTAGCTGACACAGAGGCTGctccagaggaagaggtggaagaTGAAACAGTTCCAG agacagaagaagtcgagcaagaagcagaggaggcagcagaggtGGCAGAAGAAG AGTTTGTGGAGCACAATCAGGATGAGCCCACag AAACGTAG
- the LOC113171650 gene encoding fibrous sheath CABYR-binding protein-like isoform X2: MECTEEQSDNAKPQSANKNGKKADSGSSSSFFTWFIVLALLGVWTSVAMVYFDLVDYQGVIEKAKGLQINLSEALQGKLVAYDTDGDGDFDVEDAKVLLGLKEKDVIASRREETAAPVETPEHEPTPEAVVEPDPIPVEDVIEAALAKDASAPPPESEPEVIEEVEEVDEEAPEPEPEPEPVGTPEVIEEDPEVLEEDVPMEEDEQTTEFTEANEPAEENTVEEVEETATEQASEKEESVNEAAEETKEEEAADELVENVEEESAPTEEAVEEVAEEEEAAPAEEPAEEEADAEEAVEEIEEKEEPAGELADEEVATEDIAEDVAEEEETAPAEEPAEEAVEEVVEEEEEAAPSEEAVEDIAEEDEQAPLEEAVEDIAEEDEQAPLEEAVEDIAEEDEQAPLEEAVEDIAEEDEPAPLEETVEDIAEEDEPAPSEEPTEEPAVEEDTHPSEETVEEPAEEDTAPLEEMVEEAAETKVADTEAAPEEEVEDETVPETEEVEQEAEEAAEVAEEEFVEHNQDEPTET; encoded by the exons ATGGAGTGTACAGAAGAGCAAAGCG ATAATGCTAAACCCCAGTCTGCCAATAAAAATGGGAAGAAGGCAGACTCTGGGTcaagcagcagcttcttcacCTGGTTCATTGTCCTGGCCCTGCTGGGTGTTTGGACATCTGTAGCCATGGTCTACTTTGACCTGGTTGACTATCAGGGAGTCATCG AAAAGGCTAAAGGCTTGCAAATTAACCTGTCTGAGGCCTTGCAAG GAAAACTGGTGGCCTACGATACAGATGGCGATGGCGATTTTGATGTTGAGGACGCTAAAGTTCTGCTAG gtctgaaagagaaagatgtcATCGCTTCCCGTAGAGAAGAAACTGCTGCCCCAGTGGAGACTCCTGAACACGAACCCACACCAGAAG CTGTCGTTGAGCCTGACCCCATTCCTGTGGAAGATGTAATAGAAGCTGCTCTAGCAAAGGATGCTTCTGCACCACCACCAG AGTCTGAACCTGAGGTAATAGAAGAGGTAGAAGAGGTTGATGAGGAGGCGCCTGAACCAGAGCCCGAGCCAGAGCCTGTGGGAACTCCTGAG GTGATTGAGGAGGATCCagaggtgctggaggaggaCGTCCCAATGGAGGag GATGAACAAACAACTGAGTTTACAGAGGCAAATGaacctgcagaggaaaacactgtggaggaggtggaggaaacGGCTACAGAACAGGCTTCAGAGAAGGAGGAGTCAGTTAATgaggctgcagaggaaactaaggaggaggaggctgctgaTGAGCTGGTAGAGAATGTAGAGGAGGAGAGTGCTCCTACAGAAGAAGCTGTGGAGGAAGTagctgaagaagaggaggcagcTCCTGCAGAGGAACCTGCTGAAGAAGAGGCAGATGCTGAAGAAGCTGTTGAGGAGatagaagaaaaagaggaaccTGCTGGGGAACTTGCTGACGAGGAGGTAGCTACTGAAGACATTGCTGAGGACGtagcagaagaagaggagacggCTCCTGCAGAGGAACCTGCTGAAGAAGCTGTTGAGGAggtagtagaagaagaagaagaggcagCACCCTCAGAAGAGGCTGTGGAGGACATAGCTGAAGAAGATGAGCAAGCACCATTAGAAGAAGCTGTGGAGGACATAGCTGAAGAAGATGAGCAAGCACCATTAGAAGAAGCTGTGGAGGACATAGCTGAAGAAGATGAGCAAGCACCATTAGAAGAAGCTGTGGAGGACATAGCTGAAGAAGATGAGCCAGCACCTTTAGAAGAAACTGTGGAGGACATAGCTGAAGAAGATGAGCCAGCACCTTCAGAGGAACCTACCGAGGAGCCTGCTGTAGAAGAAGACACACATCCTTCAGAAGAAACTGTAGAGGAACCTGCTGAAGAGGACACTGCTCCCTTAGAGGAGATGGTggaggaagcagcagagacaaaagTAGCTGACACAGAGGCTGctccagaggaagaggtggaagaTGAAACAGTTCCAG agacagaagaagtcgagcaagaagcagaggaggcagcagaggtGGCAGAAGAAG AGTTTGTGGAGCACAATCAGGATGAGCCCACag AAACGTAG
- the LOC113171651 gene encoding eukaryotic translation initiation factor 5B-like, protein MRAASLGLEETPGDTVRRQAKKETSPSKNVGWKLREALKQQLAIIHERVEAKKLAKLALAEVRQLLAKEEEQKELELGRKEIIARAKEKVVSRLKKEEEMEKEDLEKTVGKLRKDKAKQPNEKREVKSKDEKERDKKLKKEGEKKEKSEKKLVGEGRKTQEENKGRGKESVKGKKKEKQS, encoded by the exons ATGAGAGCTGCATCTCTAGGCCTAG AAGAAACACCTGGGGACACAGTCAGGAGACAAGCTAAGAAAG AAACATCTCCATCAAAGAATGTGGGCTGGAAGCTTCGGGAGGCTCTAAAGCAGCAGCTGGCCATCATCCACGAACGTGTGGAGGCCAAGAAGCTTGCCAAGCTGGCTCTGGCTGAAGTCAGGCAACTACTGGCcaaagaggaggagcagaaggagctggagctggGGAGGAAGGAAATAATAGCCAGAGCAAAGGAAAAAGTGGTTTCCAGGctgaagaaggaagaggagatggagaaagaagacCTGGAAAAGACTGTGGGGAAACTGCGGAAGGACAAGGCAAAACAACCAAATGAGAAAAGGGAAGTGAAGAGCAAGGATGAAAAGGAACGGgacaagaaattaaagaaagaaggggagaaaaaggaaaagtcagagaagaagTTGGTGGGGgagggcaggaaaacacaggAGGAGAACAAGGGGAGAGGGAAGGAGTCTgtgaagggaaagaaaaaagaaaagcagagctGA